A stretch of the Clavibacter sp. B3I6 genome encodes the following:
- a CDS encoding polysaccharide biosynthesis tyrosine autokinase, giving the protein MTLHESTALLRRYWYVVVAATLAGGLVAFGLSQLATPVYTAQSRLYFSLSSGSTASDLNQGATYTQSQMLSFGELAESPAVLEPVITRLGLDASPQELARAVTVTTPQNTVIMEISVTEPSPSEAADIANAVAASLRDTAEAYAPKGAEGSPSVSVRVIQEAPEPEFPSAPNSRTNTLAGLLLGLLVGLLSLVLLRLLDTRVRSAESVAHLTKAPLLGSLERERGVSGLAMALRPLSTAAEGFRQLKANLRFVLLGERSSSIVVTSSIPGEGKSTVAANLALSLSEGGRRVLLVDADLRRPVVARYLGLEGDAGLTTVLVGQALIEDVVQPWGAGTLHVLTSGEIPPNPSELLASARMEELVARAREAYDVIVIDTAPLIAVADAAFVARITDGAIIVADQTRVHRGQLTEALDAVEKSGGSVLGVVLNKVRPTKDKRAYYRAAEPETGRATRSARRAAAAAR; this is encoded by the coding sequence ATGACGCTCCACGAGTCCACCGCCCTGCTCCGCCGATACTGGTACGTCGTGGTCGCCGCGACGCTCGCGGGGGGCCTCGTCGCGTTCGGCCTCTCCCAGCTCGCGACGCCCGTCTACACCGCCCAGTCCCGGCTGTACTTCTCGCTGAGCAGCGGATCGACCGCCAGCGACCTCAACCAGGGCGCCACCTACACGCAGAGCCAGATGCTGTCCTTCGGCGAGCTCGCGGAGTCGCCCGCGGTGCTGGAGCCCGTCATCACGCGGCTCGGACTCGACGCCTCCCCGCAGGAGCTCGCGCGCGCCGTCACCGTCACGACGCCGCAGAACACCGTGATCATGGAGATCAGCGTCACGGAGCCCTCGCCCTCGGAGGCCGCGGACATCGCGAACGCCGTCGCCGCGAGCCTCCGCGACACGGCCGAGGCGTACGCGCCGAAGGGCGCCGAGGGCTCTCCCTCGGTCTCGGTCCGCGTGATCCAGGAGGCCCCCGAGCCCGAGTTCCCGTCCGCGCCGAACAGCCGGACCAACACGCTCGCCGGGCTCCTGCTCGGGCTCCTCGTCGGGCTCCTGAGCCTCGTGCTGCTGCGCCTGCTCGACACGCGCGTCCGCTCGGCCGAGTCCGTCGCTCACCTCACGAAGGCGCCCCTCCTCGGCTCGCTCGAGCGCGAGCGCGGCGTCTCGGGCCTCGCGATGGCGCTCCGCCCGCTGTCGACCGCGGCCGAGGGCTTCCGCCAGCTGAAGGCGAACCTCCGGTTCGTGCTCCTCGGCGAGCGGTCGTCGAGCATCGTCGTGACGTCGTCGATCCCCGGCGAGGGGAAGTCCACGGTCGCGGCGAACCTCGCCCTGTCGCTCAGCGAGGGCGGGCGCCGTGTGCTCCTCGTCGACGCGGACCTGCGTCGGCCGGTCGTGGCACGGTACCTCGGCCTCGAGGGGGACGCGGGCCTCACGACCGTCCTGGTCGGCCAGGCCCTCATCGAGGACGTCGTCCAGCCGTGGGGCGCCGGCACCCTGCACGTGCTGACCTCGGGCGAGATCCCGCCGAACCCGAGCGAGCTGCTCGCGTCCGCGCGCATGGAGGAGCTGGTCGCGCGGGCCCGCGAGGCCTACGACGTCATCGTGATCGACACCGCACCGCTCATCGCGGTGGCCGACGCGGCGTTCGTCGCCCGGATTACGGACGGCGCGATCATCGTCGCCGACCAGACGCGCGTCCACCGCGGCCAGCTGACCGAGGCGCTCGACGCGGTCGAGAAGTCGGGCGGATCCGTGCTGGGCGTCGTGCTCAACAAGGTGCGGCCCACGAAGGACAAGCGCGCGTACTACCGCGCGGCCGAGCCGGAGACCGGCCGCGCCACCCGCTCAGCCCGACGGGCGGCCGCGGCCGCCCGCTGA
- a CDS encoding glycosyltransferase family 2 protein translates to MPRPALLAVVVVNYGSADLVRENVLPLVERLDDALLVIVDNRTTDAERERVRALAAHPSSRVHGVYPDGNTGFGTGMNIGVEAARGLGAREFLLLNPDATIEPDQLAVLREAVAADPLALVAPLILRPDGSTWFRGSDLYLADGRIRSAARRAQHPGLAVEPWLTGACLLVTDELWTRVGGFSDDYFLYWEDVDLSRKVVEAGGRLRVVEEAVAVHAEGGTQSAGHESAGQAKSGTYYYHNIRNRLLYGARHLDAAALRRWRLLTPVIAYEVLLQGGRRQFAHPVAPVTAAVRGILDGYRISGGWRAVPSPAPTAGGPASGAAPTGRAAGRAVAPAASLVVAILTYRRPDDIRAVLPLVAAQAADLREAAEADPELPRAVRIVVVDNDPAGGAGAAVEDAAAVSPAPVAYVHEPAPGISAARNRALDEARDDDLLVFLDDDERPDPGWLAALVRARQTTGSAGVAGPVRSEYEVEPDAWVRAGGFFVRRRPATGTRLEVAATNNLLLDLRAVRAADLRFDVDLGTQGGEDTLFTRQLVASGGLVTWCAEAGVVDVVPRARTTRRWVVLRAFSSGNSWSLTSVALAPATPAARARIRAEATARGLVRALGGTGRIAVGVATGSLAHRAKGTRTLARGAGMVAGAFGWSYQEYARRD, encoded by the coding sequence ATGCCCCGCCCCGCCCTCCTCGCCGTCGTCGTCGTCAACTACGGATCCGCCGACCTCGTGCGCGAGAACGTGCTGCCGCTCGTCGAGCGGCTCGACGACGCGCTGCTCGTGATCGTCGACAACCGCACGACCGACGCGGAGCGGGAGCGCGTGCGCGCGCTCGCCGCGCACCCGTCGAGCCGCGTCCACGGCGTCTACCCGGACGGCAACACGGGCTTCGGCACGGGCATGAACATCGGCGTGGAGGCGGCCCGCGGGCTCGGCGCGCGCGAGTTCCTGCTCCTCAACCCGGACGCGACCATCGAGCCCGACCAGCTGGCGGTGCTGCGGGAGGCCGTGGCGGCGGACCCGCTCGCGCTCGTGGCCCCGCTCATCCTCCGGCCCGACGGCAGCACGTGGTTCCGCGGCTCCGACCTGTACCTCGCCGACGGCCGGATCCGCTCCGCCGCCCGCCGCGCGCAGCACCCCGGCCTCGCGGTCGAGCCCTGGCTGACCGGCGCGTGCCTGCTCGTGACCGACGAGCTGTGGACCCGCGTGGGCGGCTTCTCCGACGACTACTTCCTGTACTGGGAGGACGTCGACCTGTCGCGCAAGGTCGTGGAGGCCGGCGGACGCCTGCGGGTCGTGGAGGAGGCCGTCGCCGTGCACGCCGAGGGCGGCACGCAGAGCGCCGGCCACGAGAGCGCCGGGCAGGCCAAGTCGGGCACGTACTACTACCACAACATCCGGAACCGGCTCCTCTACGGGGCCCGTCACCTCGACGCCGCGGCCCTCCGCCGGTGGCGGCTGCTCACGCCCGTGATCGCGTACGAGGTGCTGCTGCAGGGCGGGCGGCGCCAGTTCGCGCACCCGGTGGCGCCGGTGACGGCGGCCGTGCGCGGGATCCTCGACGGGTACCGGATCTCCGGGGGCTGGCGGGCCGTGCCGTCGCCCGCGCCGACGGCCGGCGGTCCCGCGTCCGGTGCCGCACCGACCGGGCGGGCAGCCGGACGCGCCGTCGCGCCCGCCGCGTCGCTCGTCGTCGCGATCCTCACCTACCGCCGACCCGACGACATCCGCGCCGTACTCCCCCTCGTGGCCGCGCAGGCCGCCGACCTGCGCGAGGCCGCCGAGGCCGACCCCGAGCTCCCCCGCGCCGTGCGGATCGTCGTGGTCGACAACGACCCGGCGGGCGGCGCCGGCGCCGCCGTGGAGGACGCCGCGGCGGTCTCCCCCGCGCCCGTCGCCTACGTGCACGAGCCCGCACCCGGCATCTCCGCCGCCCGCAACCGCGCCCTCGACGAGGCCCGCGACGACGACCTGCTCGTGTTCCTCGACGACGATGAGCGGCCGGATCCGGGCTGGCTCGCCGCCCTCGTGCGCGCCCGCCAGACCACGGGCAGCGCGGGCGTCGCGGGTCCCGTGCGGAGCGAGTACGAGGTCGAGCCCGACGCGTGGGTGCGCGCGGGCGGCTTCTTCGTCCGCCGGCGTCCCGCGACCGGCACGCGCCTCGAGGTCGCCGCGACCAACAACCTCCTCCTCGACCTCCGCGCCGTGCGCGCCGCGGATCTGCGCTTCGACGTGGACCTCGGCACGCAGGGCGGCGAGGACACCCTGTTCACGCGTCAGCTCGTCGCGTCCGGGGGCCTCGTCACCTGGTGCGCGGAGGCGGGCGTCGTCGACGTCGTGCCGCGCGCCCGCACGACGCGGCGCTGGGTCGTGCTGCGCGCCTTCAGCAGCGGCAACTCGTGGAGCCTCACGTCCGTGGCGCTCGCGCCCGCGACCCCCGCGGCCCGCGCCCGGATCCGCGCCGAGGCGACCGCGCGCGGCCTCGTGCGCGCGCTCGGCGGCACCGGACGGATCGCCGTCGGCGTCGCCACCGGCAGCCTCGCCCACCGCGCGAAGGGCACACGCACGCTCGCCCGCGGCGCCGGCATGGTCGCGGGTGCGTTCGGGTGGTCGTACCAGGAGTACGCGCGGCGCGACTGA